The window AGAGAAGAAAATATTACTTATCTTGACAGGGTTAAGAAAGAAAATAAAAAAATATTTGGAATGGGGGCGCCGGTCAAAGGGAATACACTATTGAATTATTTCGGCGTAGGGACTACATATATTGACTATCTTGTAGAAAAAAATGAGTTGCGGCGCGGACTTTATTCACCCGGCATGCACATCCCCATAGTAATAGAAAAAGAATTAGCTGAACATCCGGATATCTATTATGTACTTGCCTGGAACTTTAAAAAAGAAATTTTAGCGAATAATAAACATTTAATTGATAAAGGTGTGGAATTTTATTTTCCTGTTAATCCAAAGGAGATTTAAGCCGCGGATTTACACGGATAAACACGGATGAGCACCTATGATAATGAAAGAAAAAACATCAGCGGTAATCGGTGTAAATCTGTGGCTGAACAGTTATAGCCGCGGATTCGCACGGATGTGTACAAATGAATGCAAGGTCACTAAAACATAAAGAATTGACAGATAAGATTATTAAAGGTTTTTATGAAGTATATAATGAGCTTGGATATGGATTTCTGGAATCTGTTTATGAGCGTGCTTTAAATATTGTTTTTGAGAGTTATGGATTACAGGTAGAAAGGCAGAAAGATATAGCTGTTCATTTTAGAACTATGGTTATTGGTGAATATAGGGCAGATCTGGTTGTAGAAGACACAGTGATAGTAGAAATAAAGGCGGGACGTGCTTTAGCGCCTGAGCATGAGGCACAGGTAATGAACTATTTGAGAGCAACAAACATAGAAATTGGGTTCCTTGTTAATTTTGGACAGAAGCCAGAATTTAAGAGATTTGTCTATGATAATGAAAGAAAAAGTATCAGCGGTAATCTGTGCAAATCAGTGGCTGAAAAGTTGTAGCCGCGGATTCGCACGGATGAACACGGATAGATTCAAATTCAAGAGATTATAGTTGTTATTCTTGAGATAATAAAAGAAAAAACATCAGTGATAATCTGTGAATATCCGTGGCTAAAAGACTAATATGAAAATACTCATTACCGGTGCGACGGGATTTCTTGGAACCGCTTTATGCAAGCAGCTTGAGACGGAAGGGCATGAATTAATCCGTTTAAACTCTAAAAATTGTGATTTAACCAGGCAAGACTCATTACTAAACTTCAATAACAATCAATATGACCAAATCTATCACTTAGCGGCGTGGACTCAAGCCGGAGATTTCTGCCTGTATCATTCAGGAGAGCAGTGGATAATTAATCAACAGATTAATACCAATGTCCTATCATGGTGGAAAGAATATCAGCCGCAGGCAAAATTAATCTGTATGGGAACAAGCTGCGCGTATGATCCTGATTTAGAACTGATTGAAGAGAATTATTTAACTGGGAAGCCGATAGATAGCCTCTTCACATATGCTATGACCAAACGAATGCTTTACTCTGGCTTGCTTGCATTGAATAAACAATATGGTTTGAAATATCTTTGTTTTGTCCCTTCCACCCTTTATGGTCCCGGTTATCATACAGATGGAAGACAGATGCATTTTATCTTTGATATTATAAGAAAGATTATAAGGGGAAAAGAATATGGAGAACCAGTTGTTCTATGGGGCGATGGTTATCAGAAAAGAGAATTAGTTTTTATAGATGATTTTGTTGGGATTATGCTGGGAATTACAGATAAATGTGAAAACGATCTTATAAATATAGGGTCAGGTCGCGAATATACAATTCGGGAATTCGCATCTCACATATGCGAAATTGTCGGATATAATTTTGAATGGATTCAGTTTGATACAACGAAATATGTGGGCGCAAAAAATAAATGCCTTGTAACAAGCAAACTGAACAAATTAAATGCTGATCAACAGATGACTACCCTGCAAAGAGGATTACGAAAAACTATCGATTGGTTTGTTGTGAATAAGGAAATACTATTATGACTACTGCCAACCAACCATTAGTTACGATTATAATGCCTACCTATAATCGTGTGGCTTTTCTAGAAAAAAGTATTTTAAATGTTCTTAACCAAACATATCAAAATATAGAGTTAATTGTTATGGATAATGCCTCTACAGACGGCTCGGTAGAAATACTAAATCAGGTTTCTAAGTGTGATAAAAGAATGATGTATGTTTCTGAAAAAGACAGCGGTGAGGTTGACGCAACTAATAAGGGCATTACGCTTGCTAGCGGAGATATAATTGGTTTTAAGGCAAGTGATGATTTTTATGTATTGGATGCTATTGAGCAAGCGGTCAACTTTCTTGAGAATAATTCCGAATATTGTGCGGTTAGCGGTGATGCCTTATTCATTGACAAAAATGGGAATTTCTTGAATCGGGGTATGATTACATACAGAGGAGTAATGGACAAGGCACATATTAAACATGTTCTTATGTTCAGACAGGGTGGGTTTACATGCCATAGTTGTTTTTTTGTCCAGCGTAATGCAATTGCAGCGACAGGATATTTTGACCCGCTATTTTCGCTGACACCAGACTTTGAATTTTGCATGAGACTATTAAGTAATGGATATAAAATCGGATGTATTAGAAAAATACTAGTTCACTATACAATCCATGAGGACGCTGGTGCTATTAAGTATCGCAAGGGAGCAATAAAACAAAATCGTTTGATTCGTAATAAATACAACTGGTCATTGTTTAATGAAACTATAAGGATATCAATTGGCAGGTTTATCAGTTATTGCTCAAACCGATACAGAACCCCTATAGTTAAAAGATTATTACATACTGTATGGAATGGTTAAATTATGAAATAGTTGCTCTCTGTGCAGTTTTAATTACACCATTAATTTTCACGCCAAAGCGACTTGCGAATCCATATTTTTTGCTTGCAGGCAACGTTGTTTTATTTTTTGTCCTTAAATATGTTTTTAATACTATATTTAATATTGACTTTTTGCTTGATGTTGAAAAGACGGATATAGATATTGAGCTGTGGTACTTTATTGCATATATTACAACAGCATACTTAACGTCAATGCTATTTATATACATGAACAATATAAAACATATTAATTTTAGTTATACATACTTAGTCAATAACAAAGCCTACTTTACTTCAATATTGTTACCTATCGCACTTGTTTTAATTGTAATATTTGCAATGGATATAAATCCATTAATACAATCAATACTAGTAAGAAGGTTTACACAAGCAAAAGGGATGTTTTACATCTTAGCTGTTATACTTTTCTTAATCAACTTAATGGTTGTAGATTTATTACAATGTATTTTTTTAGCTAAAAAAAGACCGCCCTCTAAATTAATATTTGCTACGATAATATGCTTTGGATATGCAGTTATTAGTGGTTATGCTTCAACAATAGTTAGCGGTTTTATATGTTTTGTTATATTTATGTCTGCTTATAAGAAACTAAAAGTTGAGTTATATGTGGTTCTTATAATGCCATTAATAATGCTCTATGCCGTGATTCATAACCAGTTCAGGTTGTTAAATCTTAACGACAAAATATCTTTTATTGAAATAATAGGTAAAATAAATATTAACGCTGAATTACTTGTAAACATATTTAATAGATTCGATTATCTTGAAATGTATGTAAAAGGGCATCAGCTTGTAAAAACAATGGAACCTGATATGGGCTTGTCAATGCTTACGGCGATAATTCAGTTTATTCCAAGAGCATTTTGGCCCGATAAACCACTGAATACATCTTCTTTTTTTTCGAATCAAATAATACCAAATGTAATGGAAGAAGCTGGATCTACCGCTAATTTCAATTCCTTGAATGAATTTAGCAGGTCATTAGGACCAATTTCTGGGGTGCTTGTTGGAGGTGTTCTATTTGGCTTGCTTCTTGGTTGGGCCTATTTAGAATATCGTAAGTCGCTAAATGATCAATATTGTTCATTATATTATTCTTTAATTGTTTGTCAGTTTATCACGTTAGGTTTTAGCGCAGGATTTATTAATGATGTAGCTATTCAGGTATTTATCATAAATTTGTTGCTTTTCAAAATATTCATATCGAGACAAAATGTCAATCCCCTTAGTCAATAAAAAAATTTTTTTTGTGGCACAAGGTCTTAATGGTGGCATTGCGTCAGCAACTTCGCAGCTTGCAATTAATTTAAATAAAGATGGGTGGACCCCTTTCGTGGTTTTTGTCGGTAGACCGGCTAAAAATAATAACAAAGTATTATTGCTTTCGAATGGGGTTCAATGTTTGGAGATTGTTACCAGCCATAGAAGATCTACTGGTGAAGTTATTAATATATTACGATCGATAAGAACCATATCTAAACAAGCTACTTCATTTGAACCCGATGTAATAGTGCTTTCTGGAATTATCCCCGCGATATTTTATGCCCCTATCCTGAAATTGCGGATGTCCAAGCCAATAGTGATATGGGAACATGGGCCACAATTATCATATAGTAGTATAAAAAAGTATTTATTTTATTTTTCTAATTTTTTTATTGATAGTCATATTAGTGTTTCAAAATCAAG of the Nitrospirota bacterium genome contains:
- a CDS encoding glycosyltransferase, yielding MTTANQPLVTIIMPTYNRVAFLEKSILNVLNQTYQNIELIVMDNASTDGSVEILNQVSKCDKRMMYVSEKDSGEVDATNKGITLASGDIIGFKASDDFYVLDAIEQAVNFLENNSEYCAVSGDALFIDKNGNFLNRGMITYRGVMDKAHIKHVLMFRQGGFTCHSCFFVQRNAIAATGYFDPLFSLTPDFEFCMRLLSNGYKIGCIRKILVHYTIHEDAGAIKYRKGAIKQNRLIRNKYNWSLFNETIRISIGRFISYCSNRYRTPIVKRLLHTVWNG
- a CDS encoding NAD-dependent epimerase/dehydratase family protein, with product MKILITGATGFLGTALCKQLETEGHELIRLNSKNCDLTRQDSLLNFNNNQYDQIYHLAAWTQAGDFCLYHSGEQWIINQQINTNVLSWWKEYQPQAKLICMGTSCAYDPDLELIEENYLTGKPIDSLFTYAMTKRMLYSGLLALNKQYGLKYLCFVPSTLYGPGYHTDGRQMHFIFDIIRKIIRGKEYGEPVVLWGDGYQKRELVFIDDFVGIMLGITDKCENDLINIGSGREYTIREFASHICEIVGYNFEWIQFDTTKYVGAKNKCLVTSKLNKLNADQQMTTLQRGLRKTIDWFVVNKEILL
- a CDS encoding GxxExxY protein, which translates into the protein MNARSLKHKELTDKIIKGFYEVYNELGYGFLESVYERALNIVFESYGLQVERQKDIAVHFRTMVIGEYRADLVVEDTVIVEIKAGRALAPEHEAQVMNYLRATNIEIGFLVNFGQKPEFKRFVYDNERKSISGNLCKSVAEKL